In the Pseudanabaena sp. PCC 7367 genome, one interval contains:
- a CDS encoding phosphatidate cytidylyltransferase, whose protein sequence is MPWTRIISGAIAIPVALAAIILGGWAFTIAFGTLVCLGLREYFNLVRATDAAPAAKTTITASIILLLLAQINGEIVTAAFPIAGTWICFYLLFRPKLATIADISTSILGLFYGGYLPSYWIRLRQFDQTEIFSWHWLHLNQSAIYVFLAFMCIWASDIGSYFFGKLMGRTKLSHISPKKTVEGAALGLASCMAVAILGAWQLSWPFWLLTGTALGVLIGISSLLGDLTESMMKRDAGVKDSGQIIPGHGGILDRTDSYVFTAPLVYYFIVLVLLQLPNTLNLPILNISIG, encoded by the coding sequence ATGCCTTGGACTCGGATTATCAGTGGAGCGATCGCCATTCCCGTGGCATTGGCGGCGATCATATTAGGGGGATGGGCATTTACAATTGCGTTTGGCACCCTAGTGTGTCTGGGTTTACGCGAATATTTTAATCTAGTCAGAGCCACCGACGCAGCCCCCGCCGCCAAAACTACAATCACCGCCAGTATTATTTTGTTATTGCTGGCGCAGATCAATGGCGAAATTGTTACCGCTGCTTTTCCGATCGCTGGTACCTGGATTTGTTTCTATTTGCTGTTTCGACCCAAGCTGGCCACGATCGCCGATATTTCCACTTCCATTCTGGGGCTTTTCTATGGCGGCTATTTGCCCAGCTATTGGATTCGGTTACGGCAATTTGACCAAACGGAAATTTTTAGTTGGCATTGGCTCCATCTCAATCAGAGCGCCATTTATGTGTTTCTGGCGTTTATGTGTATTTGGGCTTCGGACATTGGCTCCTATTTCTTTGGCAAATTGATGGGACGTACCAAACTGTCGCACATTAGCCCCAAGAAAACCGTTGAGGGGGCAGCCTTGGGGTTGGCTAGTTGTATGGCAGTAGCGATCTTGGGGGCATGGCAACTGAGCTGGCCGTTTTGGCTTCTCACTGGCACGGCATTAGGAGTATTAATTGGCATTTCCAGTTTGCTAGGCGATCTGACCGAATCGATGATGAAACGGGATGCGGGGGTCAAGGATTCCGGCCAAATTATCCCTGGGCATGGTGGCATTTTGGATCGCACTGATAGCTATGTGTTTACTGCGCCTTTGGTTTATTACTTTATTGTGCTGGTGTTG